Part of the Mangifera indica cultivar Alphonso chromosome 4, CATAS_Mindica_2.1, whole genome shotgun sequence genome, tttcaaagtcaTACATAGAGAGTTAGTGATCAAACCATCTTATTTTCTACCCTCATCAACATTTCCTTTGGAATCCTGGGCAGCCTTCTCTTTCTCCAACTCCTTGACGGCCTCCTCCTGAGCCGCTTTTTCAGCATGCAAAATGGGCTGGTAGTAATCAGCATGAGCCTCCATACACTTCTTCAAAGCACTAGTTACTTCAAAGCACTTCTCCACAACATCTTCCTTGTTCTTCTCAGATTCTTCAACGCAATTCTCCCAGGCTATAAAGCTTTCTTTGCACCCACCGCCCttcataaaaagacaaaatccACACTCTCCCTCCTCCTCTTCTTCCGCTTCCTCACCTTCAAATTCTTCTCCATTAACGATCACTGTCTCCTTCTCTTCTtggggtttttcaatttttgtatcGATTGAAGAAGATTGGGAATTGGCTTCCGGGTTTTGGGGTTTTGATTCTAGGGGTTGGTGGGAGGTAACATTTGCAGATTCCGGAGTTGATTTTAGCGATTGGTTGTTATCAGAAGATGACATTTTAGGATTTAAAAGGCTAGCTAAGGAGTTAGGGTTTTGGGGATCGGAAGATGCTGATTTTGAGGAGGTCGAGGGTTTTTGGAAAGTGGCTTGTTGTTGAAGTTCTTGAAGAGAGAGAGCTTTTCATTGTCTATTAAACCTCTTATAAACCCTTGAGCGCCGCCCTGTTCAAATCGGACTTGGTATGAGTCCGTGATTTAAAGTTATAAATGGTCTAGAGatagatttgaatcgaatcacctcaatttgaatttttattc contains:
- the LOC123213119 gene encoding uncharacterized protein LOC123213119; this encodes MSSSDNNQSLKSTPESANVTSHQPLESKPQNPEANSQSSSIDTKIEKPQEEKETVIVNGEEFEGEEAEEEEEGECGFCLFMKGGGCKESFIAWENCVEESEKNKEDVVEKCFEVTSALKKCMEAHADYYQPILHAEKAAQEEAVKELEKEKAAQDSKGNVDEGRK